From the Niveibacterium microcysteis genome, the window GTGGCCCGTACGCAGCAGCGTCACGAAATGGTCGTCACCCAACCCGCGTCCGTGGATGCCCGCGGGGGCTTGCGCCACGGAACTCAGCGCCAGTTGCACCGACCCGGCCTCGAGCTCGCGAAACCCCTGATCGTCGCGCCATACGTCCACCGCGATGTCCAGATACGGCGCTTCCCGGTGCAATCGCGCCAGCACCCGCGGCAGCATCGAATTGGCGCCGTAATCCGTCGTACTGATACGCCAGACGCCGCGGCTACTGGCAGGGTCGAACCGCGGCGGCGCGATCAGCCCCGCAACATCGGCCAGCGTCGCATCAAGGCGCTCGCGCAGCGCTTCCGCCCGCGGGGTTGGGCGCAACCCGGCCGGCGTGCGCACAAAGAGCGGGTCGTCGAACAGCACGCGCAGACGGCCCAGCGTGCGACTCATCGCCGGCTGCGTAACCCCCAGGCGCTCGGCCGCGCGGGTCACATGCGCTTCCTGCAACAGCGTTTGCAGTGAAACGAGCAAGTTGAGATCGATTCGGCTCAGATCCGCCATACAAGACCATTACCCACAGTCATTTACTTCATTCTAGCCATGCATTGGATTGATGGCGGTCCGCCCGATAGAGTGGCTGTTCCGGCGTCGAGTGCTGCCTGATCGCAGCGCCCAACGCCATGCCGCTCATGCCTGCGCCAACAGGAATACCCCGCGCCGGTAGCCGAGTCCTGATCACTGATGCCCTGACGACCCCGCGGCCGACCGCGAGGGTTTGGAGACGACCCATGTTCCTTGAATCGACCCGCGAAGTCCGCCTTGCCTCCCGCCCGGCCGGCATGCCCACCGCCGCCAATTTCGAAATCGCCACCACGCCGGTGCCGCCGCTGAAGGCTGGCGAGGTGCTAGTGAAGAATCTCTGGATGTCGGTCGACCCCTACATGCGTGGTCGCATGGTCGATCGCGAGAGCTACGTGCCGCCCTTCCAGGTCGGCAAGGCGCTGGAGGGCGGCGCCGTCGGCGAGGTGGTGGAATCGAGCAGCCCGAAATTCAAGGTGGGCGACATCGTGCTGAGCTCGTTCGGTTGGCGCGAGCACTTCGTTGCCGCCGATACGCAAGTGCATCGCGTCGACACGCGCCTGGCGCCGCCGCAGGCGTGGCTCGGCGTCATCGGCATGACCGGCATGACCGCCTGGACTGGCCTCACCCGCATCGCCCACATCCAGGCCGGCGAGACAGTGTTCGTATCGGCCGCATCGGGTGCTGTAGGCGCTATCGCGGTACAGATCGCAAAACTCCACGGTTGCCGCGTCGTTGCCAGCGTCGGCAGCGACGAGAAAGCCAACTGGGTGCGCGAACTGGGGGCCGACGCGGTGATCAACTACCGCACCGCGGGTGATCTCACGGCCGCGCTCAAGGCCGCTGCGCCGGAAGGCATCGATGTGTACTTCGAGAACGTTGGCGGCGCGCATCTTGAAGCTGCACTCAATGCGCTCAAGCCCAACGGCCGCGTTGCGGTGTGCGGCATGATCGAGCAGTACAACGCAACCGAAGCGCCGAAAGGCCCCTCCAACCTCGCGCAAGTGATCATGAAACGGCTGCGGCTGGAAGGTTTCATCGTTTCGGACCACTGGGATCACTACCCGCAGTTTGTCGGCGAGATGGCCACCTGGCTGGCGGCCGGCAAGATCCAGACGCGCGAGACGGTGCGCGAAGGGCTGGAGGCCGCGCCGGAGGCCTTCATTGGTCTCTTCCGTGGTGAGAACACCGGCAAAATGCTCGTCAAACTCGCCTGAGGACAAGGCCGCACACATGCTCCTGACGCCCTTCTCTGCCTTGCTGGAAAGCCGCCGACACCTCGGTAACACGGTGTTCTACGACCTGCCGGAAGACTGGTTGCAGGGCCGCACCGCCTTTGGTGGTGTCAGCGCCGCGCTGGCGGTGCAGGCAATGCGCGATGTGGCCGGAGCCGATCGGCCGCTACGCGGCCTGCAGACCAGCTTCATCGGGCCTGTGCCGGCCGGCAAGCTGCGCGTAGAGGTCCGGGTGGTGCGTGAGGGGCGTGCAATGCGGCAAGTGGAAGCCGCAGTGAAGGTGGGCGAGGAGACCGCATGTCTGCTGCTTGGCAGCTTCGGCCTGGCGCGCGAGTCGGTGATCCCGGCTTTCGCGCCGGCGCAAGCGGCGGCCCCTGCCGTCGACACGCTGCGCGCCACGCCCTACCTGCCGGGCATCTCGCCCGCCTTCACCCAGCATGTGGAATTCCGCTGGGCCGCGGGCGACCACCCATTCAGCGGCGGCACGGCGCGCGACATGCAGGTGTACATGCGGCTGCGCGACGAAGCGATCGACCATGAACTGCTCTGCGTGCTGCTCGGCGACGCTGCACCACCGGTCGCCTTCGGTCATTTCGATCGCCCAACCCCGGGCAGTTCGGTGACCTGGGCACTTGAACTGCTGCCCTGCATGCCAGCCCCCTCACCCGACGCCTGGTGGCGCCACGACACCGAAATGTTTGCCTTCAGCGCCGGCTACTCCCATGAGCGCGCCGCGCTGTGGACACCACAGGGCGAACTCGCCGCGGTGGGCTACCAGATCGTGGCGGTATTTGGCTGAACGCACGAGCCTTTGCACCGACAAGCTTCGATACAAAGCACGCCGACAAGCGGCAATGCGTTCCGGATAATGCGGCGGCCCGCCCTCACCGGAACGCCCTGCCATGAACCTGCGTCGTATCCTGGCCTTCGCGCCGCTACTCGCCCTGCTTGCTGCACCGATATGCGCCCACGCGGCGGGCAGCGGCTTCGATGCAGAACAAGCCACGCGTGCCTGGCTCGACACGATTCCACCTGAAGCCCGGGCACGCTCCAACGCTTACTACGAGGGCGGCTACTGGCTGCAACTCGCAGACCTGATGTACGGGCTGGTGCTTGCATGGCTGTTCTTGCGCGGCGGGCTATCGGCCAGACTGCGCAACCTATCCGAGCGCCTGACGCGCCGCACGGCGCTGCAAAACATGGCGTATGCCGTGCAGTATCTCGTCCTCGCCGCGCTGCTGACGCTGCCGCTGAACTGGTACGAAGGCTACTGGCGCGAACACGCCTACGGCATGTCGAACCAGGGCGCACTCGATTGGGCATTCGACCAGCTCAAAGGGCTGCTGGTGTCGATCCTCTTCCTGGCGCCGGCGGTGGCCGCAATCTGGGCCGCAATCCGACGTGCGCCGAAAACCTGGTGGCTGTGGGGTTCTGGCATTGCGACGGTGTTCCTGATGATCGGCATCGTGATCGGGCCGGTCTTCATCGCGCCCCTGTTCAACGATTACAAGCCGCTGGCAGCCGGCCCGATCCGCGACGACATCCTCTCGCTGGCACGCGCCAACCAAGTGCCGGCCACCGAGGTGTACGAGTTCGATGCGTCGCGCCAGACCAAGCGCATCAGCGCCAATGTCAGCGGCTTTCTCGGTACCGAGCGAATTTCGCTCAACGACAACCTGCTCAAGCGCACCAGCCCGGCCGAGATCCGCGCGGTGATGGGGCATGAGATCGGGCACTACGCGCTGAACCACATCTACAAACACCTGCTCGCCTTCACGGTACTGACGGTAATCGGCTTTGCGCTGGCCCGCTGGATGATGGATCGCTTGATCGCCCGCTTCGGTACCGCGTGGGGGCTGCGCGGCATCGGCGACGTCGCGGCACTGCCGCTGCTGTTTGCGGTGTTCTCGGTACTGGGATTCGTCGGCACGCCGATCAACAACACAATCATCCGCACCGCCGAGTTCGAAGCCGACCTGTATGGCCTGAATGCCGCGCGCGAGCCTGACGGCTTCGCACAAGTCGCGGTGCAGCTTGCCGAATATCGCAAGATGGAGCCGGCGGCATGGGAGGAATTCATCTTCTACGACCACCCGAGTGGCCGCACCCGCATCCGTACCGCGATGCAATGGAAGGCCGAACACCTGAACGACACGCAGCGCACGCAATGACCTTGCGCCGCACCGCATTGCCGAGGCGGGGCGGCTCAGCCAGAATCCAGCTTTCGTCCTAGTCGCCCACGCATGCCGCAAACCTTTCGCTCCCTTACGCTTGCGGCGCTGCTCGTTGCCCTCGCCCCGCCCAGCCCTGCCGCAGACGCGCCCGAGGGCACGCCTGCTACGCTGGTCGAGCAGGCGCGCGCCAATGTGCGTCTGGACCCGGAAGCCAGCCGACGCTATGCCGACGCCGCGCTGGAAGCCCTCAAACGGGCGCCGGACGCCGACCTGGAAGTCGCCGCTCGGCTGGTGCTCTGTGATTACCAGGGTGAGCGCAGTCCGCAGGCCGCCCAGTCCGAAATCGACGCCGCGAACGCCTTGCTGCCGAAGGTGCGGCGGCGCGGCCTGCGCGCCGGCGTGCTGGCCTGCGAGGGCCAGTTGCTTGAGCTGGCAAACAAGACCCACGAGGCGCTGGCGAAATACGACGAAGCCGCTCAATTCGCCGAGGGCGCGCAGGACGCCGAAATGCTCGCCGACGCGCTGTACCAGCGCGGCTACATCCGCGCCCTGCTCGGCCAGTACGCCGAAGGCCTGGTCGACCAGCGCCGGGCGCTTGCCCTCTACGAAAAGCTCCACCTGCGTTCGCGCGCCCGCACCGCGGTCAATGGCATCGCGATCCTGTACAACCGGATGGGCGACTACGCACAAGCCAAGCACTACTACCTGCAGTCGCTCAAGGGGCACATCGCCGAAGGCGCACGCCGCGAACAGGCGGTGACGCTGCACAACCTCGGTCGCGCGCACGAGAATCTGGGCGAATGGAGCGAAGCACGGCAGGCTTTCGAACAGTCCCTCGCCATCCACAATGAGCTGGGCTACCCGCGGGGTGCCGCCTACGCGCACCGCGGGCTTGCAAGCGTGTGCAATGCGCTGGGTGACGCGCGCTGTGCCGACGCCGAATTGAACAAGGCCGAAGCCGACGCCAAGGCCGCTCCCGATGCGCGGCTGCGTGCGCAGATCCAGTTACAGCGCGGCATCACCTTGCGCCTGCAGAAACGCTACCCCGAGAGCATCGCGGTGCTGCTCGTCGCCGCCGAAACCTTCGCAAGCGGCGACTCGCTCGCCGAGTTGCGCGACACCTACCGTGCGCTGGCCGCCAGCTACGCGGAATCGAGCGATTGGCGCGCCGCTTACGAGCGCCTGGTGGAATTCAAGAACACGTCCGACACGCTGCTGCTGCGTCAGCTCGACCAACGTTTCGCCACCCTGAAGGTGGAGTTCGACACCGCCTCCAAGGATCAGGAAAACGCGCTGCTGACGCGCGAAAAGGCGGTCGCCGAACGTGCCCTGGCGCAGGAGCGCACGGTTGGCCGCCTGCAGGCCGCGGTGATCGCGCTGGCCACCGTGCTGACGCTGATCCTCGCCACCTTGCTGCTACGCCATCGCCGCACCAGCCGCCACATGGAAGCGCTCGCGCACACCGACGAGCTGACCGGCCTGCCCAATCGACGCGACATCCTGAACCGCCTCGGCACGCTGCTACGCGCCGCCGAGCCGCAGCCCTGCGCGGTGCTGATCGCCGACCTCGATCACTTCAAGCCGATCAACGACCAGTATGGCCACCTGATCGGCGACGAGATCCTCAAGGTCGTCGCACAAGCCCTCAACGCGACCGTGCGCGCGCCCGCCTGCGTCGGCCGTATCGGTGGGGAAGAATTCCTGATCCTGCTGCCCGACACGGCGCTCAGCGACGCCATCATCGTCGCCGAACGGTTGCGCGAGCAGATCATGGCGATCGATGCCACCCGCTGGTTCGCCGATCGCCCGATCACCGCGAGCTTCGGCCTTACCACGGCGGTCGCGGGCGACACGGTCAGCACGATGCTCCGACGCGCCGACGAAGCGCTCTACGAAGCGAAGGACGCCGGCCGTAACCGGGTGACCGCGCACTGCGCGTGACCACCGCAGGCGGCAGCCGCATAATCCGCGCGATCGAC encodes:
- a CDS encoding LysR family transcriptional regulator, which codes for MLVSLQTLLQEAHVTRAAERLGVTQPAMSRTLGRLRVLFDDPLFVRTPAGLRPTPRAEALRERLDATLADVAGLIAPPRFDPASSRGVWRISTTDYGANSMLPRVLARLHREAPYLDIAVDVWRDDQGFRELEAGSVQLALSSVAQAPAGIHGRGLGDDHFVTLLRTGHPALAQPLDLEAFLRIPQILIHMGGVDPRGVVDLALERIGRERRVAVRVANFMAALAMAARTDMLVNVPRTLARLYAGPVGLVEREIPLALPQVRYALLWHERLHHDAAHSWLRTLFYEEITAALVASA
- a CDS encoding NADP-dependent oxidoreductase, with protein sequence MFLESTREVRLASRPAGMPTAANFEIATTPVPPLKAGEVLVKNLWMSVDPYMRGRMVDRESYVPPFQVGKALEGGAVGEVVESSSPKFKVGDIVLSSFGWREHFVAADTQVHRVDTRLAPPQAWLGVIGMTGMTAWTGLTRIAHIQAGETVFVSAASGAVGAIAVQIAKLHGCRVVASVGSDEKANWVRELGADAVINYRTAGDLTAALKAAAPEGIDVYFENVGGAHLEAALNALKPNGRVAVCGMIEQYNATEAPKGPSNLAQVIMKRLRLEGFIVSDHWDHYPQFVGEMATWLAAGKIQTRETVREGLEAAPEAFIGLFRGENTGKMLVKLA
- a CDS encoding acyl-CoA thioesterase, with the protein product MLLTPFSALLESRRHLGNTVFYDLPEDWLQGRTAFGGVSAALAVQAMRDVAGADRPLRGLQTSFIGPVPAGKLRVEVRVVREGRAMRQVEAAVKVGEETACLLLGSFGLARESVIPAFAPAQAAAPAVDTLRATPYLPGISPAFTQHVEFRWAAGDHPFSGGTARDMQVYMRLRDEAIDHELLCVLLGDAAPPVAFGHFDRPTPGSSVTWALELLPCMPAPSPDAWWRHDTEMFAFSAGYSHERAALWTPQGELAAVGYQIVAVFG
- a CDS encoding M48 family metallopeptidase, encoding MNLRRILAFAPLLALLAAPICAHAAGSGFDAEQATRAWLDTIPPEARARSNAYYEGGYWLQLADLMYGLVLAWLFLRGGLSARLRNLSERLTRRTALQNMAYAVQYLVLAALLTLPLNWYEGYWREHAYGMSNQGALDWAFDQLKGLLVSILFLAPAVAAIWAAIRRAPKTWWLWGSGIATVFLMIGIVIGPVFIAPLFNDYKPLAAGPIRDDILSLARANQVPATEVYEFDASRQTKRISANVSGFLGTERISLNDNLLKRTSPAEIRAVMGHEIGHYALNHIYKHLLAFTVLTVIGFALARWMMDRLIARFGTAWGLRGIGDVAALPLLFAVFSVLGFVGTPINNTIIRTAEFEADLYGLNAAREPDGFAQVAVQLAEYRKMEPAAWEEFIFYDHPSGRTRIRTAMQWKAEHLNDTQRTQ
- a CDS encoding tetratricopeptide repeat-containing diguanylate cyclase; its protein translation is MPQTFRSLTLAALLVALAPPSPAADAPEGTPATLVEQARANVRLDPEASRRYADAALEALKRAPDADLEVAARLVLCDYQGERSPQAAQSEIDAANALLPKVRRRGLRAGVLACEGQLLELANKTHEALAKYDEAAQFAEGAQDAEMLADALYQRGYIRALLGQYAEGLVDQRRALALYEKLHLRSRARTAVNGIAILYNRMGDYAQAKHYYLQSLKGHIAEGARREQAVTLHNLGRAHENLGEWSEARQAFEQSLAIHNELGYPRGAAYAHRGLASVCNALGDARCADAELNKAEADAKAAPDARLRAQIQLQRGITLRLQKRYPESIAVLLVAAETFASGDSLAELRDTYRALAASYAESSDWRAAYERLVEFKNTSDTLLLRQLDQRFATLKVEFDTASKDQENALLTREKAVAERALAQERTVGRLQAAVIALATVLTLILATLLLRHRRTSRHMEALAHTDELTGLPNRRDILNRLGTLLRAAEPQPCAVLIADLDHFKPINDQYGHLIGDEILKVVAQALNATVRAPACVGRIGGEEFLILLPDTALSDAIIVAERLREQIMAIDATRWFADRPITASFGLTTAVAGDTVSTMLRRADEALYEAKDAGRNRVTAHCA